A region from the Lonchura striata isolate bLonStr1 chromosome 16, bLonStr1.mat, whole genome shotgun sequence genome encodes:
- the PDILT gene encoding LOW QUALITY PROTEIN: protein disulfide-isomerase-like protein of the testis (The sequence of the model RefSeq protein was modified relative to this genomic sequence to represent the inferred CDS: inserted 2 bases in 2 codons) yields the protein MGLYVEGPDVTLFQSSQNLSEEFAEAARQLKKEAPRIQFGKIDVTHQHDLRKEFNIQAFPTVKFFVNGSREDPIDCKGVRKASTFITWVKRRTGPSTVLINSTDRAEAIIKADDSAVIGFFRELHNDSVEVFCETARDVPEMLFGMTVSEDVCANYGVQRNSLIVLKKGKPVHNEVLEDGKQSKLGLTRLIKTFTLGLVTEYNIETSVKIFDVPVENHILLFTPMNSEPFNEIYENYQSAAAEFRGKILFVLVDTNEARNGWIFEYFHIRDIDVPAVRILNLTSDARYKMPADEVTVENLKEFCQSYLNGKAKKHLSSEEIPQDWDKMPVKVLVGKNFNSIIFNKTMTVFVMFYAPWSHECRKLLLIWDKLGEQYECHKDIMIAKIDVTXLSVGLGHSPFFSLFPAGACYQEVAYTGAYTLEAFSEFLEEQRKTXAEPGEKDPSGGIKEDFSQKETVITEKEL from the exons ATGGGTCTGTATGTGGAAGGGCCTG ATGTTACTTTATTTCAGTCTTCTCAGAATTTATCTGAAGAATTTGCTGAGGCTGCCCGACAGCTTAAAAAAGAAGCTCCAAGAATCCAGTTTGGCAAAATTGATGTGACACACCAACATGATTTGAGAAAAGAATTTAATATTCAAGCCTTTCCTACTGTAAAGTTTTTTGTGAATGGCAGCAGGGAAGATCCCATAGACTGCAAAG GAGTCAGAAAAGCCTCAACCTTTATTACATGGGTAAAAAGAAGAACAGGACCTAGCACTGTTTTAATCAACTCTACTGATCGGGCTGAAGCCATCATAAAAGCTGATGATTCAGCAGTGATTGGCTTCTTTAGG GAACTTCACAATGACAGTGTGGAAGTTTTCTGTGAGACAGCAAGAGATGTGCCAGAGATGCTTTTTGGGATGACAGTCAGTGAGGATGTCTGTGCTAACTACGGTGTCCAAAGGAACTCTCTCATTGTGCTTAAGAAG GGAAAACCTGTGCATAATGAAGTGCTTGAAGATGGTAAACAGAGCAAACTGGGCCTGACGAGGCTAATCAAAACCTTTACTTTGGGTTTGGTCACTGAATACAATATTGAG ACATCTGTGAAGATTTTTGATGTCCCTGTTGAAAATCACATCCTGCTGTTCACCCCAATGAACTCGGAGCCATTCAATGAGATTTATGAAAACTACCAGTCTGCTGCTGCAGAATTCAGAGGAAAG atattgtttgttttggtggatACTAATGAAGCAAGGAATGGATGGATTTTTGAGTATTTTCACATCAGGGACATTGATGTTCCTGCTGTGAGAATCCTAAATCTGACCAGCGATGCCAGGTACAAAATGCCTGCGGATGAGGTGACTGTGGAGAACCTGAAAGAATTTTGCCAGAGCTACCtaaatggaaaagcaaag AAACATCTCTCTAGTGAAGAAATTCCACAAGACTGGGACAAGATGCCTGTCAAAGTGCTTGTTGGGAAGAATTTCAACAGTATCATCTTCAATAAGACCATGACTGTATTTGTTATGTTTT ATGCCCCTTGGTCCCATGAGTGCAGAAAACTCCTGCTGATCTGGGATAAGCTGGGAGAGCAATACgaatgtcacaaagacatcatGATTGCAAAGATTGATGTCA TCCTGTCGGTGGGGCTGGGTCACTCTCCCTTCTTCTCGCTCTTCCCTGCCGGCGCGTGCTACCAG gaagtgGCCTATACTGGAGCATACACATTAGAGGCATTTTCTGAATTCTTAGAAGAACAAAGAAAGA GAGCAGAACCAGGAGAGAAG gaTCCTTCGGGAGGAATCAAAGAGGATTTCAGCCAAAAGGAAACTGTAATAACAGAGAAAGAACTTTAA